The Candidatus Eisenbacteria bacterium genome window below encodes:
- a CDS encoding replication protein produces MASPQKENGHVQVANELFDALARMRIPGEQRQVLDVIIRLTYGWNKKDSKISYAEFVVRTGLQQGHVFRALKALEEHNLVKKSLTGYRIQKDYGKWLSYSKSGVSKAGVAPTPKVEYSPTPKVEYQTTPNSASDNTLQQPKDSIKDIYVSHTSTLDKVAPQASCPPDLREKFAALLKTRFKAVNFIPEIIPKAVPTEKLDYFLWLLETGRVRVESVRDPAAYLRGLTITQVFPCYRERLEMQAAREAQRQKRMKEELEARKDAMPQEEVARRCRAFISTLLHVGRPKIDASPQTESV; encoded by the coding sequence ATGGCTAGTCCGCAAAAAGAAAATGGTCACGTCCAGGTAGCTAATGAACTCTTCGATGCCCTGGCCAGGATGAGGATCCCGGGAGAGCAGAGGCAGGTCCTCGACGTCATCATCAGACTCACCTACGGCTGGAATAAGAAAGACTCAAAGATTAGCTACGCCGAGTTCGTCGTCCGCACAGGTCTGCAGCAGGGACATGTTTTCCGCGCTCTGAAGGCTCTCGAGGAACATAACCTTGTCAAAAAATCTCTCACCGGTTACCGCATCCAAAAGGACTACGGGAAATGGCTTAGCTACTCCAAAAGTGGAGTATCCAAAGCTGGAGTAGCGCCTACTCCAAAAGTGGAGTATTCACCTACTCCAAAAGTGGAGTATCAGACCACCCCTAATTCCGCCTCTGACAATACATTGCAGCAGCCTAAAGACAGTATTAAAGACATATATGTCTCTCATACTAGTACCCTAGATAAGGTAGCACCGCAAGCTTCATGCCCACCGGATCTGAGAGAGAAATTCGCTGCGCTCCTGAAAACAAGATTCAAGGCCGTGAATTTTATTCCTGAAATTATTCCCAAGGCCGTTCCCACCGAGAAGCTCGACTACTTCCTCTGGCTTCTAGAAACCGGCCGGGTGAGGGTGGAGAGCGTCCGGGATCCGGCCGCTTATCTCCGGGGGCTCACAATCACCCAGGTGTTCCCGTGCTACCGGGAGAGGCTAGAGATGCAGGCGGCCAGAGAGGCTCAAAGGCAGAAGAGGATGAAAGAAGAACTGGAAGCCCGGAAGGATGCGATGCCGCAGGAGGAAGTCGCCCGGCGGTGTCGAGCATTCATTTCGACGTTGTTACATGTCGGGAGGCCCAAAATCGATGCGTCACCGCAGACGGAATCTGTTTGA
- a CDS encoding helix-turn-helix domain-containing protein: MKAELHITDTDDLVRAIAAQVVSEIKPFMAKLGMPDEDPIFSVKEVAKYLGVSSQWVYQRTCQKEIPFIKVGKFPRFKKSEIDHWLNTLKVPAIHRLSSGSGIIGRIRTRR, from the coding sequence ATGAAAGCTGAGCTACATATAACGGACACCGACGACCTAGTCCGGGCAATCGCGGCCCAGGTGGTCAGTGAGATCAAGCCCTTTATGGCCAAGCTTGGTATGCCGGATGAGGATCCCATTTTCTCTGTGAAAGAAGTTGCCAAGTATCTGGGAGTGTCATCTCAATGGGTCTATCAACGAACATGCCAGAAGGAGATCCCCTTTATCAAAGTCGGGAAATTTCCCAGGTTCAAGAAATCTGAAATCGACCACTGGCTGAATACTCTCAAAGTTCCCGCAATTCATCGGCTGTCCAGTGGATCCGGAATCATCGGGCGCATACGGACTCGGAGGTAG
- a CDS encoding PH domain-containing protein has translation MWDIDPKYLQKDETIEYVDRPSMLSCVFAYGWAGLMIITGISVFIAGMIAKNGMVFMSLIYFILALPAVLFILNKLSTRYAISNRGLLTRTGIITTSVKTVPFKHVTSIEIKENILGKMFRCGQLLIDTSGSGRAVELRWNYIKTAHQVKKLIESHIGGES, from the coding sequence ATGTGGGACATAGATCCAAAGTATTTGCAGAAAGATGAGACGATAGAATATGTGGACCGACCGAGCATGCTAAGTTGCGTTTTCGCCTATGGCTGGGCCGGTTTAATGATAATTACTGGTATATCCGTATTCATCGCAGGTATGATAGCGAAGAACGGCATGGTGTTCATGTCCCTCATATATTTTATTCTGGCATTGCCCGCCGTTCTTTTCATCTTGAACAAGTTGTCAACGCGCTATGCCATATCAAATAGAGGATTGTTGACAAGAACGGGAATCATCACCACTAGCGTCAAAACGGTACCCTTCAAACATGTAACATCGATTGAGATAAAGGAAAACATACTGGGCAAAATGTTTCGTTGTGGACAACTATTAATCGACACATCGGGGAGCGGGCGAGCCGTCGAACTTCGTTGGAATTATATTAAGACAGCCCATCAGGTCAAGAAACTAATTGAAAGCCATATTGGAGGGGAGAGCTAA